AATAATTTCCATAACTATCAGCGCTTTAATCAGTTTCTTTTAATTGTTGAGGTGAGGATAAAAAACGAAACTTTATCATTCAGTTCCTTAAATTGGTATCCCAGCTTGCTCCCAGTTTTCTTTGCAATATCGATAAATCCGAGTCCTGCACCACCTTTTTCAGAAATTGTGGTTTCTTTAATTTGTTGTTTGAACAGAGCAGAAAGTCCCTCTTTATCAAGGCTGTTGATGTGTTCCAGGTTTTTCTTAAGATCCGGTACTTTTTCGTTTTTAATGATGTTGCCGGTAATGATGTTATAGGAGTCATCACCTTTGCTCACCATTACAATGCCGCGACGCTCCTCGTCTTCTTCACT
The sequence above is drawn from the Desulfonatronum sp. SC1 genome and encodes:
- a CDS encoding SiaB family protein kinase is translated as EITKTFTSLTEKSLSKSAESNTVQKKVFNVMVECLQNISKHADALSEEDEERRGIVMVSKGDDSYNIITGNIIKNEKVPDLKKNLEHINSLDKEGLSALFKQQIKETTISEKGGAGLGFIDIAKKTGSKLGYQFKELNDKVSFFILTSTIKRN